A single region of the Novipirellula aureliae genome encodes:
- the cyaB gene encoding class IV adenylate cyclase — translation MFEIEQKFHLPNRSKFEARLQSLRAECIGVENHSDTYYNHPCRDFAETKEALRIRRIDGVPHITYKGAKYPGDVKARRELEWQLAPGDGDGAQTEELLVLLGFRRVAEVKKRRQVFKPSGIPQMTIVIDDVENLGQFAEVERVIQDAADIENARHEVLRYAEQLGLQDPEPRSYLRILLER, via the coding sequence ATGTTCGAAATCGAACAAAAATTTCACCTTCCTAATCGATCGAAATTTGAAGCGAGATTGCAGTCACTAAGGGCTGAGTGTATCGGTGTCGAAAACCACTCGGACACCTACTACAATCACCCATGTCGCGATTTCGCTGAGACCAAAGAGGCTCTGCGAATTCGTCGCATCGACGGCGTGCCACACATCACTTACAAGGGGGCAAAGTATCCTGGCGATGTGAAAGCTCGACGAGAGCTCGAATGGCAACTTGCCCCTGGCGATGGCGACGGAGCACAAACCGAAGAATTGCTGGTACTGCTTGGGTTTCGTCGGGTCGCCGAGGTTAAGAAGAGACGCCAGGTTTTCAAACCAAGTGGCATCCCCCAGATGACGATCGTCATCGACGACGTCGAAAATTTAGGTCAATTCGCAGAAGTGGAGCGAGTGATCCAAGATGCGGCTGACATCGAAAATGCTCGGCACGAGGTATTGAGATACGCCGAGCAACTTGGACTTCAGGATCCAGAACCAAGAAGTTATCTGAGGATTCTACTCGAGCGGTAA
- the thrC gene encoding threonine synthase has protein sequence MQTEIAFHRCINPACGATYEPRSIRTSCDKCGDLLDIAYDWDRAAVPSKMSDFEAMWSQRTNPVRFSGVWRFHELLPFARQDEIVTVGEGQTLLQQTDSVGDYVGMNHGQLHLQYEGMNPSGSFKDNGMCAAVTHANMMGAKRAACASTGNTSASLALYCSATRLMKAIIFIGSGKISYGKLSQALDYGALTVQIAGDFDDAMIRVRQVSQELGIYLVNSVNPFRLEGQKTIMFRVLESLGWEVPDWIVVPGGNLGNSSAFAKAFMELKELGLVDRVPRLAIINASGADTLYELVERRGVRWNGGDVNMDPIREYNDVMDRDKIRADTIASAIEINRPVNLKKCLRALEFMDGVVRQVSDQEILDAKAKVGAGGFGCEPASAASVAGAKLLRREGVIAPSDRVVCILTGHELKDPTATVAYHTTDQDLFNKTLGSRGVTKASHANRAIAVPNELDDIMKAIELYS, from the coding sequence ATGCAAACCGAAATCGCTTTTCATCGATGCATCAACCCAGCGTGCGGGGCAACCTACGAACCTCGGTCGATCCGTACGTCGTGCGATAAATGCGGCGATCTTCTCGATATCGCTTACGATTGGGACCGCGCCGCGGTGCCGAGCAAGATGAGCGACTTCGAAGCGATGTGGAGCCAGCGGACCAATCCGGTTCGGTTTAGCGGCGTGTGGCGATTTCATGAGTTGCTCCCGTTCGCGCGGCAAGACGAAATCGTGACCGTGGGCGAAGGGCAAACGCTGCTACAGCAAACCGATTCGGTCGGCGACTATGTGGGAATGAATCACGGCCAATTGCATCTGCAATATGAAGGTATGAATCCGTCTGGCAGCTTCAAGGATAACGGCATGTGTGCCGCTGTCACCCATGCCAATATGATGGGAGCTAAGCGAGCCGCTTGCGCCAGTACGGGGAACACCAGTGCATCGCTTGCGCTTTACTGCAGTGCCACCCGATTGATGAAAGCGATCATCTTTATCGGCAGCGGCAAAATCTCTTACGGCAAACTCTCGCAAGCGCTCGACTACGGTGCCCTCACGGTGCAAATTGCCGGTGACTTTGACGATGCGATGATTCGAGTTCGGCAAGTTTCTCAGGAACTTGGCATCTACTTGGTCAACAGCGTCAATCCATTCCGCTTGGAAGGCCAAAAGACGATCATGTTTCGGGTTCTCGAGTCACTCGGCTGGGAAGTTCCCGATTGGATCGTTGTCCCCGGCGGTAACTTGGGCAATAGCAGTGCATTCGCCAAGGCGTTCATGGAACTAAAGGAATTGGGCTTGGTTGACCGGGTACCGAGATTGGCAATCATCAATGCAAGCGGTGCGGATACGCTTTACGAGTTGGTCGAGCGGCGCGGGGTGCGGTGGAATGGTGGCGATGTCAACATGGACCCGATCCGCGAATACAACGATGTGATGGACCGCGACAAGATTCGCGCCGATACCATCGCCAGCGCCATTGAAATCAATCGTCCAGTCAATTTGAAGAAATGCTTGCGAGCCCTCGAGTTTATGGACGGAGTGGTTCGCCAAGTCAGCGACCAGGAGATCCTTGATGCCAAGGCAAAGGTTGGCGCCGGAGGCTTTGGCTGTGAACCCGCATCGGCTGCATCGGTGGCGGGTGCAAAGCTGTTGCGTCGCGAAGGCGTGATCGCACCGAGTGACCGAGTCGTGTGCATTTTGACGGGTCATGAGTTGAAAGATCCGACGGCAACGGTTGCTTACCACACGACCGACCAAGATTTGTTCAACAAGACGCTCGGTAGTCGAGGGGTCACCAAGGCGAGCCATGCCAACCGAGCGATCGCGGTCCCGAACGAACTCGACGATATCATGAAAGCCATCGAGTTGTATTCGTAG
- a CDS encoding nitronate monooxygenase, whose translation MSSTASRPEPTIIQGGMGVAVSDWRLARAVSKTGQMGVVSGTALDTVLVRRLQLGDEGGHMRRALAEFPYPEMADRILQKYYVEGGKAEGVPLVGTMVIPMEPTQQQFELVVVANFVEVYLAKEGHDGLVGINFLEKIQLPTLPSAYGAMLAGVDYVLMGAGIPKAIPGILDRLSEGKDVELPIHILGADRDDNFVTRFDPVKFTAGEVPWLSRPKFLAIVASATLASMLAKKASGYVDGFIVEGPTAGGHNAPPRGAKQTNERGEPLYGVRDVVDLSAIAALGRPFWLAGSYGSPEQVSKALDQGATGVQVGTAFAFCEESGFSGDIKDVVFDLVKNGEPDVVTDAEASPTGFPFKVLQVEGSMSDKTVYENRTRVCDLGFLRQGYKKEDGTIGWRCPSEKIAAFTYKGGDEEDTQGRKCVCNGLLTNIGLGQRRKNGKHELPLVTCGNDVVSIKRFLKTPEATSYSAADVIEFLLAGISLPAVAAH comes from the coding sequence ATGTCATCAACGGCAAGCCGTCCTGAGCCCACGATCATCCAAGGTGGAATGGGGGTCGCCGTATCGGATTGGCGATTGGCGCGTGCGGTATCGAAAACGGGTCAAATGGGAGTGGTTTCGGGTACCGCCCTGGACACCGTTTTGGTGAGGCGACTTCAGCTTGGCGACGAAGGTGGCCATATGCGTCGTGCCCTAGCGGAGTTCCCCTATCCGGAGATGGCCGACAGAATTTTGCAGAAGTACTATGTTGAAGGCGGTAAGGCTGAAGGCGTACCTCTTGTCGGAACGATGGTGATTCCGATGGAACCGACTCAGCAGCAATTCGAATTGGTCGTCGTTGCGAATTTCGTCGAAGTCTACTTGGCAAAAGAGGGCCACGATGGGTTAGTCGGAATCAACTTCTTGGAAAAAATCCAACTTCCCACTTTGCCATCGGCTTACGGTGCGATGCTGGCGGGTGTCGATTACGTGTTGATGGGTGCTGGCATTCCCAAGGCAATTCCAGGCATCTTGGACCGTCTGTCGGAAGGAAAGGATGTCGAGTTGCCAATTCACATCCTTGGTGCCGACCGTGACGACAATTTTGTGACTCGTTTTGATCCGGTCAAGTTTACTGCTGGGGAAGTCCCGTGGTTGAGCCGGCCCAAGTTTTTGGCGATTGTGGCGTCCGCGACCTTGGCAAGCATGCTAGCGAAGAAGGCAAGCGGCTATGTAGACGGGTTTATCGTTGAGGGGCCGACCGCAGGCGGGCACAATGCACCGCCACGAGGCGCGAAGCAAACCAATGAACGGGGCGAGCCGCTTTACGGTGTTCGTGATGTTGTCGATCTCTCCGCCATCGCCGCCCTCGGTCGCCCGTTCTGGTTGGCTGGATCGTATGGTTCGCCCGAACAGGTGTCGAAGGCTTTAGATCAAGGGGCCACTGGCGTCCAAGTCGGAACAGCTTTCGCATTCTGTGAGGAATCTGGTTTTAGCGGCGATATCAAAGATGTCGTTTTCGATTTAGTCAAAAACGGTGAGCCCGACGTCGTAACCGATGCCGAAGCATCGCCGACGGGCTTCCCCTTCAAAGTTCTACAAGTCGAAGGGTCGATGTCGGACAAGACCGTGTACGAGAACCGCACTCGTGTTTGCGATCTTGGATTTTTGCGTCAAGGTTACAAAAAAGAAGACGGCACCATCGGATGGCGATGCCCGTCAGAAAAGATCGCCGCGTTCACCTACAAAGGTGGTGATGAAGAGGATACTCAGGGACGCAAATGTGTTTGCAATGGACTGCTAACCAACATCGGTCTCGGCCAAAGACGTAAAAACGGCAAGCACGAGTTACCTCTTGTGACCTGTGGTAATGATGTTGTCAGCATTAAACGATTCTTAAAGACGCCCGAAGCAACGAGCTATTCGGCTGCAGACGTCATTGAGTTTCTATTGGCGGGAATTTCACTGCCTGCCGTCGCCGCTCATTAG
- a CDS encoding ABC transporter permease, which produces MKHKPESDENWDLLIRPQESLLTLKLRDVWRYRDLLYLFVRRDIVSFYKQTILGPIWFFIQPLMTTLIYVVVFGQIAGLSTDGLPQLLFYLCGVTFWNYFSECFSKTATVFRDNAHLFGKVYFPRIITPLSIVLSNLFRFAIQFSLFVLIAVYYYFQGKAQVQLTIMLFPLLVAMMAFLGLGLGMLFSAMTTKYRDLSYLLQFGIQLLMYATPVIYPLSQVPERLKPVLAWNPLSPIFETARHGFLGAGAFAPMDLAYSLVFTLVVLLLSTVIFNRVERTFMDTV; this is translated from the coding sequence GTGAAGCACAAACCAGAATCTGACGAGAATTGGGATCTGCTGATTCGTCCGCAAGAATCGTTGCTAACGCTAAAACTTAGGGACGTTTGGCGATACCGCGACCTGCTCTATTTGTTTGTGCGACGTGATATCGTTTCGTTTTACAAGCAGACGATTTTGGGACCAATTTGGTTCTTCATTCAGCCTCTAATGACCACGTTGATCTATGTGGTCGTCTTCGGTCAGATCGCAGGGCTATCAACCGATGGATTGCCGCAACTTCTGTTTTATCTTTGCGGTGTAACCTTTTGGAACTACTTTTCGGAGTGCTTCAGCAAGACGGCGACTGTTTTTCGCGACAACGCCCATCTGTTCGGTAAAGTCTACTTCCCTAGAATCATTACGCCGCTTTCGATCGTCCTCTCTAATCTGTTCCGCTTTGCAATCCAATTCTCGCTTTTTGTTTTGATCGCCGTTTACTACTACTTTCAAGGCAAAGCACAGGTGCAACTCACCATCATGCTGTTTCCCCTGCTCGTAGCAATGATGGCTTTTTTGGGACTGGGGTTGGGAATGTTGTTTTCGGCGATGACAACCAAGTACCGAGATTTGAGCTACCTGCTTCAATTCGGTATCCAGCTTCTCATGTACGCGACTCCTGTAATTTACCCACTTTCGCAAGTCCCCGAGCGGCTAAAGCCGGTACTTGCTTGGAACCCTCTCTCGCCGATTTTTGAAACAGCGAGGCATGGATTTCTAGGTGCGGGAGCATTCGCTCCCATGGACTTGGCATATTCGCTCGTCTTTACGCTCGTCGTGTTATTGCTTTCTACAGTCATCTTCAACCGCGTCGAACGTACTTTTATGGATACGGTTTAA
- a CDS encoding class I SAM-dependent DNA methyltransferase, with protein MSNPFNAYGRYYDLLYQDKDYVAESNYIRSLVDQFAKDAKEILELGCGTAKHACLLAQSGLDVTGIERSDEMLAAGKSRIAECKATSARVRVIKGDARDARLNLQFDCVLSLFHVVSYQITNADVLALFQTAYSHLADGGIFVFDVWYGPAVLMQRPSTRVKRMENVHCDVLRIAEPTLDVNRNRVDVDYTMIVTDKTNGCVERLKETHSMRYFFTPELELIANRVGLNIIHSEQWMDGEEPSADTWGVTFIAKKGESIS; from the coding sequence GTGTCAAATCCGTTTAATGCGTATGGCCGGTACTATGACCTGCTGTACCAAGACAAAGACTATGTAGCGGAGTCCAACTACATCCGATCGCTTGTGGACCAATTTGCGAAAGATGCGAAAGAAATCCTCGAATTGGGCTGTGGCACCGCGAAGCATGCATGCCTGCTTGCGCAATCGGGACTCGACGTCACTGGCATCGAGCGAAGTGACGAAATGCTGGCGGCAGGAAAATCGAGGATAGCCGAATGCAAGGCAACATCAGCACGAGTTCGCGTGATCAAGGGCGATGCCCGTGACGCCCGTTTGAACCTTCAATTTGATTGCGTTCTGTCGCTGTTTCATGTTGTCAGCTACCAGATCACCAATGCTGACGTGCTAGCACTATTTCAAACGGCGTATTCGCATCTTGCCGATGGTGGTATCTTCGTTTTCGATGTTTGGTACGGACCTGCCGTTCTGATGCAGAGACCTTCCACACGGGTCAAGCGAATGGAAAACGTCCATTGTGACGTCCTTCGTATTGCCGAACCCACACTTGATGTGAATCGGAATCGAGTCGATGTGGACTACACGATGATTGTGACGGATAAAACGAACGGATGTGTGGAAAGACTCAAGGAAACGCACTCGATGCGATACTTTTTCACTCCGGAACTGGAGCTTATTGCCAATCGCGTGGGGCTAAACATCATTCATAGCGAACAGTGGATGGACGGCGAAGAACCATCGGCTGACACTTGGGGCGTGACCTTTATAGCCAAAAAAGGCGAATCAATCTCGTGA
- a CDS encoding signal peptidase II, whose amino-acid sequence MEPNERLPPYRLPLNRVLIFFSLAILGGIADLWSKQAIFAWRGLPGEKPVWWVIDGYFGIETAINLGAVFGIGQGQGALFATLSVFAGVGILMWLFWFRAAESLWLTVALGLISGGIIGNLYDRMGMWWQTGYPEPWKSGVRDWILWQASENWKWPNFNIADSLLVVGACMLMIQSLFFAPTSPQDGQEDAI is encoded by the coding sequence ATGGAACCAAACGAACGACTTCCTCCTTATCGGCTACCCCTCAACCGAGTGCTGATCTTTTTTTCACTCGCCATTTTAGGCGGTATCGCCGATCTGTGGAGCAAACAGGCCATTTTTGCTTGGCGAGGACTGCCAGGTGAAAAACCCGTTTGGTGGGTGATTGACGGCTATTTCGGGATCGAAACGGCAATTAACCTAGGGGCTGTCTTTGGAATTGGACAAGGGCAAGGAGCATTGTTTGCCACATTGTCTGTGTTTGCCGGTGTCGGCATTTTGATGTGGCTGTTCTGGTTTCGAGCTGCCGAGTCGTTGTGGCTGACGGTCGCTTTGGGGTTAATCTCCGGCGGAATTATCGGGAACTTATATGACCGGATGGGGATGTGGTGGCAAACGGGATACCCGGAGCCATGGAAAAGCGGCGTGCGAGATTGGATTTTGTGGCAAGCAAGCGAGAATTGGAAATGGCCCAACTTCAATATCGCCGACTCCTTGCTGGTGGTCGGCGCCTGCATGTTGATGATTCAATCGTTGTTTTTCGCCCCCACGAGCCCCCAGGATGGGCAAGAAGACGCGATTTAG
- a CDS encoding glycosyltransferase family 2 protein: MLSIAILTAKKPQDVIRVLRSIERAKSGDFEILVIANANFDAWQDSDLVSKFPSVCLRVIEEPIPGLLAARHRAVSESEGVVVCFLDDDVTVSESWMDSLQRNFSDPLVTLVGGPSSPRYESAPPSWLDSFFVHERQKRYCTYISILDCGSQRIEIDPMFIWGLNLAIRKSYLKDIGGFHPDGVPWHLRRFRGDGETGIAYAMNERMEFGIYDPETAVVHEIPTTRLTVSYFKRRAYLQGISDSYTHLRGKTFENAPQIPLPRNLSRRERLSWAFKKGFECVRKSNDLVQLETKSAYRNGYMYHQSQYQNDPDVREWVVRPDYWNYAYPRNLEISKT, encoded by the coding sequence ATGCTAAGCATCGCCATTTTGACGGCTAAGAAACCACAGGATGTCATCCGTGTCTTGCGTTCAATTGAACGCGCGAAAAGTGGCGATTTTGAAATCCTCGTCATCGCGAATGCCAACTTTGATGCGTGGCAAGATTCAGACCTGGTATCCAAGTTCCCATCGGTATGCCTTCGAGTCATTGAGGAACCTATCCCAGGGTTGCTTGCGGCTAGGCATCGTGCTGTATCTGAGAGTGAAGGAGTCGTCGTCTGTTTTCTCGATGATGATGTGACTGTTTCAGAAAGTTGGATGGATTCGTTGCAAAGAAATTTCTCGGATCCGCTTGTCACACTCGTTGGTGGCCCGAGCAGCCCGAGATACGAATCGGCACCTCCATCCTGGCTGGATTCGTTTTTTGTGCATGAACGGCAGAAACGCTACTGCACCTACATTAGCATCCTGGACTGCGGTAGCCAAAGGATTGAGATTGATCCAATGTTCATTTGGGGACTTAACCTCGCAATCCGAAAGAGTTATTTGAAAGACATTGGCGGCTTTCATCCCGATGGAGTCCCTTGGCATCTGAGGCGTTTTCGAGGAGATGGAGAAACGGGTATCGCATATGCGATGAATGAAAGAATGGAGTTCGGGATTTACGATCCCGAAACGGCTGTCGTGCACGAAATCCCCACCACTCGGTTGACAGTGTCCTATTTCAAGCGTCGCGCCTACTTGCAAGGCATATCGGACTCCTATACACACCTTCGAGGCAAAACGTTCGAGAACGCCCCTCAAATACCATTGCCTCGAAATTTATCGCGCCGTGAGCGTCTTAGCTGGGCCTTCAAGAAGGGGTTTGAGTGCGTCCGCAAGTCGAATGATCTCGTACAACTTGAAACCAAGAGTGCATACAGGAACGGCTATATGTATCACCAATCACAGTATCAAAATGATCCTGATGTGCGGGAATGGGTGGTTCGGCCAGACTATTGGAATTATGCTTATCCCCGAAACCTCGAAATCAGCAAAACCTGA
- a CDS encoding ABC transporter ATP-binding protein, which produces MPVAIRFENVSKRYRLGEVGSGTIAEDLSRAWARLRGKPDPVAKVGSMKECGSIDAGPQLADNTKGKPKNYVWALSGVSFDVDQGEIIGIIGKNGAGKSTLLKLLSRVTAPTEGIIKTRGRIASLLEVGTGFHPDLTGRENVYLNGSILGMNRQEISRQLDDIVDFSGCSTFIDTPVKRYSSGMTVRLGFSVAAHLQCAVLVVDEVLAVGDIDFQKKCISKLDDVRRSGRTTILVSHNMSLVRRLTTRCVLLRQGKIGCTGTPDAVIREYMQTADHRDTPGVVDLVAHPNRLSKMRPVMERVSLKDSDGNLCDRFPQNEILCIVVKYDSDSIPDPIAGVGFIISSADGATVGGFNTYMTTNEAARRMPRKGEVIFRLCEPKLNPGRYLLTVSIGSHQSQLIDKVEHAIDFTIEAAEIYDTGYLLTAEDGIVALQCDVDISECDQ; this is translated from the coding sequence ATGCCAGTTGCAATTCGCTTCGAAAACGTTTCCAAACGATACCGACTTGGTGAGGTCGGTTCAGGGACGATCGCAGAGGATCTGAGTCGAGCCTGGGCTAGGCTGCGTGGCAAGCCCGACCCGGTAGCGAAAGTGGGTTCGATGAAGGAGTGTGGATCGATTGACGCTGGCCCGCAGCTAGCGGACAACACAAAGGGGAAACCCAAAAATTACGTTTGGGCACTCAGCGGCGTCTCTTTTGATGTAGACCAAGGAGAGATCATTGGCATCATTGGCAAGAACGGTGCTGGAAAGAGCACGCTCTTAAAGCTTCTTTCGCGTGTGACCGCACCTACAGAAGGTATTATCAAAACGCGTGGAAGGATAGCCAGTTTGCTTGAAGTCGGCACAGGATTTCATCCTGATTTGACGGGACGAGAAAACGTTTATCTAAACGGTTCCATTCTCGGAATGAATCGGCAAGAGATTTCGCGACAACTCGATGATATCGTTGATTTTTCCGGGTGCTCGACGTTCATCGACACCCCGGTGAAGCGGTACAGTAGCGGGATGACCGTTCGCCTCGGATTTTCGGTTGCAGCGCATCTACAATGCGCGGTGCTTGTGGTCGACGAAGTGCTTGCGGTGGGTGATATCGACTTTCAGAAGAAGTGCATATCGAAGCTTGATGACGTCCGTCGTAGTGGGCGTACTACGATTTTGGTGAGTCACAACATGTCGCTTGTAAGGAGATTGACGACACGTTGCGTTTTGCTGCGTCAGGGTAAAATTGGCTGTACGGGGACACCAGACGCCGTGATCAGAGAATATATGCAGACAGCAGACCACCGAGATACGCCGGGGGTTGTTGATTTAGTAGCCCATCCGAATCGGCTTTCTAAGATGAGACCCGTGATGGAGCGAGTTTCGTTGAAAGACAGCGACGGAAATCTGTGTGACCGATTTCCCCAAAACGAGATTCTTTGCATTGTTGTCAAATACGATAGTGATTCGATCCCTGACCCCATTGCAGGAGTTGGCTTCATTATCTCCTCAGCCGATGGAGCGACGGTGGGAGGTTTTAACACCTACATGACGACGAATGAGGCCGCTCGGCGAATGCCTCGAAAAGGGGAGGTGATTTTTCGGCTGTGTGAACCCAAGCTGAATCCAGGCCGCTATTTATTGACGGTCTCAATAGGATCTCACCAGTCCCAGTTGATCGATAAAGTAGAGCACGCTATTGATTTTACGATTGAGGCCGCAGAGATCTACGATACAGGTTATCTATTGACCGCCGAGGACGGGATCGTGGCCCTCCAGTGTGACGTTGACATTTCGGAATGCGACCAATGA
- a CDS encoding TlpA family protein disulfide reductase: MTSKKDLATPSSDRSTGKSPSNERPLGWIWLLPVLVILGIMLFGRNQGLDDSAIGKPAPKIELIRLSTSPTIEMSNGGSMDISNRELDQLPSDCVALVHFWGTWCGPCRMEYPHLSEMVESLGSNPKFQFLSISCESGSHETFSGLAEKTEDYLNQIGASTHVYADPNGATRKSAADRLGQPAMAYPTTILVDESGIIREVWQGYGANAVHEMEVCVKELLGG, encoded by the coding sequence ATGACTTCTAAAAAAGATTTGGCAACTCCGAGCAGCGACCGTTCGACAGGGAAGTCGCCATCGAACGAACGGCCGTTGGGGTGGATTTGGCTTTTGCCCGTGCTCGTGATCTTAGGGATCATGCTCTTCGGTCGAAACCAAGGCCTTGACGATTCGGCCATTGGGAAACCCGCTCCGAAAATCGAACTCATCCGTTTGTCGACTTCGCCGACGATTGAGATGTCGAACGGCGGATCAATGGATATTAGTAATCGGGAACTAGACCAACTGCCAAGCGATTGTGTGGCGCTGGTGCATTTCTGGGGAACTTGGTGCGGTCCCTGCCGCATGGAGTATCCGCATTTGTCAGAGATGGTGGAAAGCTTGGGTTCCAATCCAAAATTTCAGTTTCTGTCGATTTCGTGTGAATCAGGATCGCATGAAACGTTTTCAGGATTGGCCGAAAAGACAGAGGATTACTTGAACCAAATCGGGGCCTCGACTCACGTGTACGCGGATCCCAATGGAGCGACTCGCAAAAGCGCGGCGGATCGATTGGGGCAGCCTGCGATGGCCTACCCAACAACGATATTGGTTGATGAAAGTGGGATCATTCGAGAGGTTTGGCAGGGCTACGGAGCAAACGCTGTCCATGAGATGGAAGTGTGCGTCAAGGAATTGCTGGGGGGATAG
- a CDS encoding class I SAM-dependent methyltransferase, translating into MLNSLRSFRKSLRYATQGLWKASKVQTHLTEEEKWQLATLAERKGGVVVEVGSYVGASACFIAAGLSRSTNARNAKLYCVDTWKNDAMTEGARDTFSDFMTNTQKFSHLIQTMRGRSSEVASQFHQDIDILFLDGDHSYEAVKADWYAWSPFLKENSIAIFHDFGWATGVKTVIEEEVKKVAREEHIMPNMYWAVMEGSKQQSCQC; encoded by the coding sequence GTGCTTAATTCTTTACGAAGCTTTCGGAAATCCCTAAGGTACGCCACACAAGGTTTGTGGAAGGCGTCCAAAGTCCAGACTCATTTGACGGAGGAGGAGAAGTGGCAGCTTGCAACCTTGGCAGAACGCAAGGGTGGTGTTGTCGTGGAGGTGGGGTCTTATGTCGGTGCATCCGCTTGTTTTATTGCAGCAGGACTCTCTAGGAGTACGAACGCTCGTAACGCAAAACTGTACTGTGTTGACACATGGAAAAATGACGCGATGACCGAGGGTGCTCGCGATACCTTCTCAGACTTCATGACAAACACACAGAAATTTAGCCACCTCATTCAAACCATGCGTGGCAGAAGCAGCGAAGTCGCCAGCCAGTTTCATCAGGATATCGATATTCTGTTTCTCGATGGAGACCATAGCTATGAGGCCGTGAAGGCAGATTGGTATGCATGGTCTCCCTTTTTGAAAGAGAATTCGATTGCGATCTTCCATGATTTTGGCTGGGCGACGGGTGTAAAGACGGTTATCGAAGAAGAGGTGAAGAAGGTGGCGAGAGAGGAACACATCATGCCGAATATGTACTGGGCTGTTATGGAAGGCTCAAAGCAACAGAGTTGCCAATGCTAA
- a CDS encoding DegT/DnrJ/EryC1/StrS family aminotransferase — protein sequence MNQTTFPSNRMIPVNTPLLDGNEKQYLNECIDSGWISSEGPFVKRFENEFARVVDRKHAIACANGSGALDIAVAAAGIGQGDEVIMPTFTIISPAASVVRAGGVPVLVDSDPKTWNMDVSQMEERITAKTKAIIVVHVYGLPVDMDRVLDIANRYGLVVIEDAAEMHGQTVRGRPCGSFGAISTFSFYPNKHITCGEGGMVVTDNDTIAEKCQGLRNLCFQPHRRFVHEELGWNYRMTNMQAAIGLAQLQRLDSHVGRKREIGQMYGERLSAIPELELPLSETDYAKNIYWVFGVVLSDSFQGTTQQVAELLGQKKIGTRPFFWPMHWQPVFQKLGLFHDEHYPVAERMARQGLYLPSGLGLANLEIEHVCVSLKAILNDLTKSRTS from the coding sequence GTGAACCAGACGACTTTCCCTAGCAACCGTATGATCCCCGTTAACACCCCTTTGCTCGATGGTAACGAGAAGCAATACCTTAACGAGTGCATCGATTCCGGTTGGATAAGTAGCGAAGGACCATTCGTAAAGAGATTTGAAAACGAGTTTGCCAGAGTGGTCGATCGTAAACATGCAATCGCTTGCGCCAATGGCAGTGGAGCATTGGATATCGCGGTTGCTGCTGCCGGGATTGGCCAGGGTGATGAAGTCATCATGCCAACATTCACGATCATCTCGCCGGCGGCATCGGTGGTGCGAGCTGGGGGCGTTCCTGTTCTCGTCGACTCCGACCCGAAGACATGGAACATGGATGTTTCACAGATGGAAGAGAGAATTACGGCAAAGACGAAAGCGATCATCGTCGTCCATGTCTACGGTTTGCCCGTCGATATGGATAGGGTGCTTGACATTGCCAATCGGTATGGACTCGTTGTCATCGAGGACGCAGCGGAAATGCACGGCCAGACGGTTCGAGGCCGACCGTGCGGTAGTTTTGGAGCGATCAGCACGTTCAGCTTCTATCCCAACAAGCATATCACCTGTGGCGAAGGTGGGATGGTTGTAACCGACAACGATACGATCGCTGAAAAATGCCAAGGTCTTCGAAACCTATGCTTCCAGCCTCATCGCCGATTTGTTCACGAAGAACTCGGTTGGAACTACAGAATGACCAACATGCAAGCTGCGATTGGCCTGGCTCAGCTCCAAAGACTTGATTCGCATGTGGGGCGAAAACGAGAGATCGGCCAGATGTATGGAGAGAGATTATCCGCAATTCCCGAATTGGAGCTGCCTTTATCGGAGACCGATTATGCCAAAAACATTTATTGGGTTTTTGGTGTTGTTTTGTCCGATTCCTTTCAAGGAACAACTCAGCAAGTCGCGGAGTTATTGGGCCAAAAGAAGATCGGCACTCGCCCGTTTTTCTGGCCAATGCACTGGCAACCGGTGTTTCAGAAGTTGGGGTTGTTTCATGATGAGCACTACCCGGTAGCGGAGCGAATGGCTCGGCAAGGTTTGTATTTGCCAAGCGGGTTGGGGCTAGCCAATTTGGAAATCGAACATGTCTGCGTTTCACTCAAGGCTATCCTAAATGATCTTACCAAATCTAGGACCAGCTAA